In a single window of the Biomphalaria glabrata chromosome 13, xgBioGlab47.1, whole genome shotgun sequence genome:
- the LOC106070430 gene encoding uncharacterized protein LOC106070430 isoform X2 translates to MGSKKSDVDLLLIGKTGNGKSATGNAILKRKVFRSNANVTSVTKQIKTSYSLYKGRNLKVVDGPGALDTDLSEQEALEKLIDSIKVAIASNPQGYHAFLLVVRFGNRFTTEEQRTVEVLKHIFGDYFVNKFCILVVTHGDNLCPEEVGSFEDWCSQQEGAFKSLVHECRNRVVLFDNRTKDQTKMDAQIDHLLTLVDSVSPLGLRYTDDNFRHAQRERDRIVVEAKLPIVQEETLRESSLILQQMRNIQPGQENQLESLNALKVRAENLERSVRDQDKGTGALALIIANVVDIRKAVEGHIDRAKSAIVLKEEQEKIKAEWDRRGEERERQYRADEEEVRKQMERRIAELEREKLENEAKLERMRREAEEKLDDLEENNMEVTNSSIWSTVFQVGGFILGNIVWPILRKAIFKI, encoded by the coding sequence ATGGGGTCTAAGAAAAGCGATGTTGATCTTTTGCTGATTGGGAAAACTGGAAACGGAAAGAGCGCCACCGGAAATGCCATACTCAAAAGAAAAGTGTTCAGAAGCAACGCAAACGTCACATCCGTAACGAAACAAATTAAAACCAGCTACTCTCTTTACAAGGGCCGCAATTTGAAAGTGGTCGACGGACCTGGGGCGTTGGACACTGATTTGTCAGAGCAGGAAGCCCTGGAGAAGTTAATTGATTCTATAAAGGTGGCCATAGCCTCTAACCCTCAAGGGTATCATGCTTTTTTACTGGTCGTCCGCTTCGGTAATCGCTTCACAACTGAAGAGCAGCGTACCGTCGAGGTTCTCAAACATATCTTCGGAGATTATTTCGTAAACAAGTTTTGCATTCTGGTTGTAACCCATGGAGATAACCTTTGCCCTGAAGAAGTTGGAAGTTTCGAGGACTGGTGCTCCCAACAAGAAGGAGCCTTCAAGAGTTTGGTCCACGAATGCCGGAACAGAGTTGTTCTCTTTGACAACAGAACAAAAGACCAAACAAAAATGGACGCACAGATTGACCACCTACTGACGTTAGTTGACTCTGTAAGTCCGCTTGGTCTTCGCTACACTGATGATAACTTCCGGCACGCACAGAGAGAAAGGGACAGAATTGTTGTGGAGGCGAAACTTCCAATTGTTCAAGAAGAAACCTTGCGAGAGTCCAGCCTCATCCTCCAGCAGATGAGAAACATACAACCAGGCCAAGAAAACCAGCTCGAGAGTCTGAATGCATTAAAAGTTCGGGCTGAAAACCTCGAGAGAAGTGTACGCGACCAAGACAAGGGCACCGGAGCTTTGGCTCTGATCATTGCAAACGTTGTGGATATTAGAAAGGCTGTTGAGGGTCACATAGATAGAGCAAAGTCTGCTATTGTCCTGAAAGAAGAGCAAGAAAAAATCAAAGCGGAGTGGGACAGACGTGGAGAAGAACGAGAGAGGCAGTATCGGGCAGACGAGGAGGAAGTGAGAAAGCAAATGgaaagaagaattgcagaaCTAGAAAGGGAAAAATTGGAAAATGAGGCCAAGCTGGAAAGAATGAGGAGAGAAGCTGAAGAGAAACTCGACGATCTTGAAGAGAACAATATGGAAGTGACAAACAGTTCTATTTGGTCTACAGTATTTCAAGTTGGGGGATTTATATTAGGCAATATCGTCTGGCCTATATTAAGAAAAGCTatattcaagatttaa
- the LOC106070416 gene encoding GTPase IMAP family member 7-like, translated as MKSITIILVGKTGNGKSSTGNTILCRSVFNSMASTSAVTKEIQLNYSEYLDTVLKVVDTPGIQDSDSIQSFNGTIKRAKSLCPEGLNAIVFVMKFNGHVTKEDLDAVDVLKSIFGEEFIKKHCILLMTHGDNFDLEEIENFKDWCDLQENKYLKILLEWCEERILLIDNKTKDKNKINNQLNSLIDLVSAMKEEHASESKISLDRSQSKKKRKNAASKDPFLKEETLRESSLLVQQLGQISLSDPKGQKKRMEMLKKRSESLLKHIRDQDRCSGTFREYMGHAFNIRNSIEDQLLSTLDAVEICKESKAMKSSEEKNDKMDKASDDILVSVRLMELRLKEDASRVEVENINVLHRWVTDILHSATANAS; from the coding sequence ATGAAGAGTATTACTATTATATTGGTTGGTAAAACTGGCAACGGCAAAAGTTCAACAGGAAATACTATTCTGTGTAGAAGCGTTTTCAACAGCATGGCCAGCACGTCAGCCGTCACCAAGGAGATACAACTCAACTATTCTGAATACTTAGATACTGTCCTTAAAGTTGTTGACACGCCTGGGATACAAGATTCAGATTCTATTCAGTCTTTCAATGGAACTATCAAACGAGCGAAAAGTCTTTGTCCTGAAGGCTTAAATGCAATAGTTTTTGTTATGAAATTCAACGGACATGTTACAAAGGAAGATCTAGACGCCgtagatgttttaaaatcaatttttggAGAAGAATTTATAAAAAAGCATTGCATTTTACTGATGACACATGGAGATAATTTTGATCTTGAAGAAATCGAAAACTTTAAAGATTGGTGTGACCTTCAGGAAAACAAGTATTTAAAAATTCTATTGGAATGGTGCGAGGAAAGGATTTTATTAATTGATAACAAAactaaagacaaaaacaaaattaataatcaGTTAAATTCTCTAATAGATTTAGTGAGTGCAATGAAAGAAGAGCACGCTTCAGAGTCAAAAATTTCTTTAGACAGAAGCCAAagcaagaaaaagagaaaaaatgcaGCATCGAAAGATCCTTTCTTGAAAGAGGAAACATTAAGGGAATCCAGTTTGCTTGTCCAGCAGcttgggcagatttcactgagTGACCCCAAAGGTCAGAAGAAGCGAATGGAAATGTTAAAGAAAAGGTCAGAGTCACTGTTGAAACATATTCGAGATCAAGACAGATGTTCAGGGACGTTTCGAGAGTATATGGGACATGCTTTCAACATTCGAAACAGCATTGAAGATCAACTCCTGAGCACGCTGGACGCAGTGGAGATATGTAAAGAAAGTAAAGCAATGAAGAGCTCAgaggaaaaaaatgacaaaatggaCAAGGCATCAGACGACATCCTTGTGTCGGTACGTCTGATGGAGCTCAGGCTGAAGGAAGATGCCTCAAGGGTAGAAGTTGAAAACATAAACGTCCTTCACCGCTGGGTGACTGACATCCTACACAGTGCCACTGCCAATGCTTCTTAA
- the LOC106070431 gene encoding uncharacterized protein LOC106070431, translating to MSQIALLTIGYPGNGKSATANTILGYEAFSKNNSTAKIVTEPSVHTSIDKTITVVDGLCLMGLDEDTLFDAQTAVQMCGGSGLSSVLVVLRFGEKFSEEEAKLVDVARNVFGPNILRDFGVCLVTHGDDFKYAVEEGEEDSKTLDVWCQKQKGKLRALFSECGNRCVMFDNRMKDPKEKGRLLSIVRNLSKSGSKRYTLENFHKLHRRTVPMSHNKQLQMTFRRRLEEIRGKLQSDPSAYDFERMLKELRDISEEATQAFQDKEYIQTVIHEAQVLTKSIKSLQEKYFLLSNVDTQTKTEASGQATVQDFDPLTFDTEYFRQVSQKKADSEKVYNDLLEKNVRQLDTNHKPPALSAQAARSKHEVNAEDEPKAKSIQPLDDISILIVGRSGNGKSSTGNSILGGREFQINSATTSTKSSVQSQRKKVGNLGVLVVDGPSLEDVALNASTNLDEMLGSFKEALQQCDYSFNGVAVVLKFGQRFTKQEKDAIVMIKSILGKEVLRKYGVCVMTYGDNFDNEMEESDRLEFIDWCRQQTGEIADLFEECSYRCVLFDNKTLDDEVQSVQRGKLFNLINTQIRYSEDEFVEAEKDFKELSIQCAIPLLEQATNTILAHVREKMLQLELEAPRDSETYKRDMESLLQALQQYKTNIESLGHHSSTIFQIQLIDTVQLQINSKLRLCQQTEELRQLDTAKQNLLGTPSIGFGAEENGSYLDQTTEFVGKTFNRWSLSNQKAPTDRLKEKQSMIRDIDRHLKVAARRSENNKDLDHEIAKLIEMKEKLTLEVQAEGDHGFEMIYPHPVQSSSNPMYPSAQRTAGNAAYNYGQDPQGHFGYQANSSVSLYPDYSYQGYAPTTGFEQYPPGYNSYHPSHGKKTKRVKDKTKRWKQVTKFLGDILSFPKKILHALIP from the exons ATGTCTCAAATAGCTTTGTTAACAATAGGATATCCTGGAAATGGGAAAAGTGCAACAGCAAACACGATTCTGGGATATGAAGCATTTTCTAAAAACAACAGCACTGCCAAGATAGTGACAGAACCCTCTGTACATACTTCTATCGATAAGACCATTACGGTTGTGGACGGTCTTTGTTTGATGGGGCTGGATGAAGACACACTGTTTGATGCTCAGACCGCGGTCCAGATGTGTGGTGGTTCTGGTCTGAGTTCTGTCCTCGTTGTCCTGAGGTTTGGTGAGAAATTCAGTGAGGAAGAAGCTAAACTTGTTGACGTGGCTCGAAATGTGTTCGGACCCAACATTCTGAGAGACTTTGGAGTGTGTCTTGTTACCCATGGTGACGACTTTAAGTACGCTGTAGAGGAAGGCGAAGAGGACAGCAAGACATTGGATGTTTGGTGCCAGAAGCAAAAAGGCAAACTCCGCGCCTTGTTCAGTGAATGCGGCAATAGATGTGTCATGTTCGACAACAGAATGAAAGACCCCAAAGAAAAAGGAAGACTTCTCAGCATTGTAAGAAATTTATCTAAAAGCGGATCAAAAAGATACACACTTGAGaattttcataaacttcatagaCGGACCGTTCCTATGAGCCACAACAAACAACTGCAAATGACATTCAGACGACGACTTGAAGAAATTCGAGGAAAGCTACAAAGCGATCCAAGTGCTTACGACTTTGAACGTATGTTAAAAGAATTGAGAGATATTTCAGAAGAAGCGACACAAGCCTTTCAAGACAAAGAATACATTCAAACTGTCATACACGAAGCCCAAGTTTTGACAAAGAGCATTAAATCTTTACAGGAAAAGTACTTTCTCCTCAGTAACGTAGACACGCAAACCAAGACTGAAGCATCCGGTCAGGCTACTGTTCAAGATTTTGATCCTCTTACTTTTGACACGGAATATTTCCGCCAAGTAAGTCAGAAAAAAGCTGATTCTGAAAAGGTCTATAATGACTTGCTGGAAAAAAACGTCCGTCAGTTGGATACAAACCATAAGCCACCAGCTTTGTCAGCTCAAGCAGCAAGATCGAAACATGAGGTCAATGCAGAGGATGAGCCAAAGGCGAAATCAATTCAG cCTTTAGATGATATCAGCATTCTAATTGTGGGTAGATCTGGCAATGGAAAAAGTTCAACTGGAAACTCTATACTGGGAGGTCGTGAGTTTCAGATTAATTCAGCCACTACGTCAACTAAGTCCAGCGTACAAAGTCAAAGGAAGAAGGTGGGAAATCTAGGTGTACTTGTAGTAGATGGCCCATCTCTGGAAGATGTCGCTCTGAATGCTAGCACAAACTTGGACGAGATGCTGGGAAGCTTCAAAGAAGCCCTGCAGCAGTGTGATTACAGCTTCAACGGAGTGGCGGTAGTGCTGAAGTTTGGACAAAGGTTCACAAAGCAAGAGAAAGACGCCATTGTGATGATCAAGTCCATACTGGGCAAAGAGGTTCTCAGAAAGTACGGTGTTTGCGTTATGACTTATGGAGATAACTTTGACAACGAGATGGAGGAAAGCGATCGCTTAGAATTTATTGATTGGTGCAGACAGCAGACAGGAGAAATCGCTGACTTATTTGAAGAATGCTCTTACAGGTGTGTCCTCTTCGACAACAAAACGCTAGATGACGAAGTACAATCTGTCCAAAGAGGAAAGCTTTTCAATCTTATAAATACACAAATTAGATACAGTGAAGATGAATTTGTAGAAGCTGAGAAAGACTTTAAAGAGCTGAGCATTCAGTGTGCCATTCCTCTTTTAGAGCAAGCAACAAACACCATACTTGCTCACGTTCGCGAAAAGATGCTGCAGCTTGAGCTAGAGGCGCCAAGAGACAGTGAAACTTACAAACGTGATATGGAGTCCTTGTTGCAAGCTTTACAGCAATACAAAACTAATATTGAAAGTTTGGGACATCATTCTTCTACAATTTTTCAGATTCAGCTAATAGATACAGTTCAACTTCAGATCAACTCAAAGCTCAGACTGTGTCAGCAGACAGAAGAATTAAGGCAACTTGACACGGCCAAACAAAACCTTCTCGGAACGCCATCCATAGGATTTGGGGCAGAGGAAAATGGAAGTTATCTAGACCAGACCACTGAATTTGTAGGGAAAACTTTTAATCGTTGGAGCTTATCTAACCAAAAAGCCCCAACCGATCGcctcaaagaaaaacaaagcatgATACGAGATATAGACAGACACCTCAAAGTCGCCGCCAGACGAAGTGAAAACAACAAAGACTTAGATCATGAAATCGCTAAACTAAtcgaaatgaaagaaaaactaACGCTTGAGGTACAAGCGGAAGGAGATCACGGGTTTGAAATGATTTACCCACATCCGGTGCAGAGCTCATCAAATCCAATGTATCCCTCCGCTCAGCGCACAGCTGGAAATGCAGCATATAATTATGGACAAGATCCACAAGGGCACTTTGGCTACCAAGCAAATAGTTCAGTTAGTCTTTATCCTGACTATTCTTACCAGGGCTATGCCCCAACAACGGGATTTGAACAATATCCACCAGGATACAACTCTTATCATCCATCTCatggaaagaaaacaaagagagTAAAGGACAAAACTAAACGTTGGAAACAAGTAACGAAATTTTTGGGAGATATTCTTTCTTTTCCAAAAAAGATTCTTCATGCCTTAATACCGTAA
- the LOC106070430 gene encoding uncharacterized protein LOC106070430 isoform X1: MDHRSKKTIVMGSKKSDVDLLLIGKTGNGKSATGNAILKRKVFRSNANVTSVTKQIKTSYSLYKGRNLKVVDGPGALDTDLSEQEALEKLIDSIKVAIASNPQGYHAFLLVVRFGNRFTTEEQRTVEVLKHIFGDYFVNKFCILVVTHGDNLCPEEVGSFEDWCSQQEGAFKSLVHECRNRVVLFDNRTKDQTKMDAQIDHLLTLVDSVSPLGLRYTDDNFRHAQRERDRIVVEAKLPIVQEETLRESSLILQQMRNIQPGQENQLESLNALKVRAENLERSVRDQDKGTGALALIIANVVDIRKAVEGHIDRAKSAIVLKEEQEKIKAEWDRRGEERERQYRADEEEVRKQMERRIAELEREKLENEAKLERMRREAEEKLDDLEENNMEVTNSSIWSTVFQVGGFILGNIVWPILRKAIFKI; this comes from the exons ATGGACCATAGATCAAAGAAA ACAATTGTAATGGGGTCTAAGAAAAGCGATGTTGATCTTTTGCTGATTGGGAAAACTGGAAACGGAAAGAGCGCCACCGGAAATGCCATACTCAAAAGAAAAGTGTTCAGAAGCAACGCAAACGTCACATCCGTAACGAAACAAATTAAAACCAGCTACTCTCTTTACAAGGGCCGCAATTTGAAAGTGGTCGACGGACCTGGGGCGTTGGACACTGATTTGTCAGAGCAGGAAGCCCTGGAGAAGTTAATTGATTCTATAAAGGTGGCCATAGCCTCTAACCCTCAAGGGTATCATGCTTTTTTACTGGTCGTCCGCTTCGGTAATCGCTTCACAACTGAAGAGCAGCGTACCGTCGAGGTTCTCAAACATATCTTCGGAGATTATTTCGTAAACAAGTTTTGCATTCTGGTTGTAACCCATGGAGATAACCTTTGCCCTGAAGAAGTTGGAAGTTTCGAGGACTGGTGCTCCCAACAAGAAGGAGCCTTCAAGAGTTTGGTCCACGAATGCCGGAACAGAGTTGTTCTCTTTGACAACAGAACAAAAGACCAAACAAAAATGGACGCACAGATTGACCACCTACTGACGTTAGTTGACTCTGTAAGTCCGCTTGGTCTTCGCTACACTGATGATAACTTCCGGCACGCACAGAGAGAAAGGGACAGAATTGTTGTGGAGGCGAAACTTCCAATTGTTCAAGAAGAAACCTTGCGAGAGTCCAGCCTCATCCTCCAGCAGATGAGAAACATACAACCAGGCCAAGAAAACCAGCTCGAGAGTCTGAATGCATTAAAAGTTCGGGCTGAAAACCTCGAGAGAAGTGTACGCGACCAAGACAAGGGCACCGGAGCTTTGGCTCTGATCATTGCAAACGTTGTGGATATTAGAAAGGCTGTTGAGGGTCACATAGATAGAGCAAAGTCTGCTATTGTCCTGAAAGAAGAGCAAGAAAAAATCAAAGCGGAGTGGGACAGACGTGGAGAAGAACGAGAGAGGCAGTATCGGGCAGACGAGGAGGAAGTGAGAAAGCAAATGgaaagaagaattgcagaaCTAGAAAGGGAAAAATTGGAAAATGAGGCCAAGCTGGAAAGAATGAGGAGAGAAGCTGAAGAGAAACTCGACGATCTTGAAGAGAACAATATGGAAGTGACAAACAGTTCTATTTGGTCTACAGTATTTCAAGTTGGGGGATTTATATTAGGCAATATCGTCTGGCCTATATTAAGAAAAGCTatattcaagatttaa